In a single window of the Gossypium hirsutum isolate 1008001.06 chromosome A13, Gossypium_hirsutum_v2.1, whole genome shotgun sequence genome:
- the LOC107941644 gene encoding uncharacterized protein, whose translation MLDVIKTQLEKGVSVTEGYTSKLWDFIRISSTQNEIQELKDIWAQWDDEAKQLFYQNYGDLLYLLDIKVDKHLFRAMVQFWNPTYSCFIFGEVDLVPTLEEYTTLLRSPKIQGNKAYVRATNLPTFVKKLMMITGVSEQWAAARIQKKGDSKCILWASLRDLILAHLDVKKTVDVLALSMYGLVDKVPCQVLFEDYSPLREAIATLKRDDITEERWMEILQNLREEDVMWKAPWMAPNEVLYRCGSFDWVPLLGIWGVVGYAPLLALRQYKVGQFIPATQGLAQSDFSYKGDHYKKKIREIFEAWKKICCVKILTEGLTTTLEYKE comes from the exons atgctggatgtgat AaaaacccagttagagaaaggagTTAGTGTTACCGAAGGGTATACGTCAAAGTTGTGGGACTTCATTCGTATCAGTTCGACACAGAATGAGATTCAGGAGTTGAAggacatttgggcccaatgggatgacgaggctaagcAGCTGTTCTACCAGAATTATGGAGATCTTCTCTATTTGCTAGACATCAAGGTGGATAAGCATCTAtttcgagctatggtacagtttTGGAACCCTACTTATAGTTGCTTTATATTTGGAGAGGTAGACTTAgtacctactttggaggagtatacgaccttgcttcgctCTCCAAAAATACAAGGTAACAAAGCTTATGTTAGGGCTACTAATCTCCcaactttcgtgaagaaattaaTGATGATTACAGGGGTGAGTGAACAGTGGGCCGCAGCTCGAATCCAAAAAAAGGGTGATAGTAAATGCATTCTGTGGGCAAGTTTGAGGGATTTGATATTGGCACACCTAGATGTGAAGAAGACGGTTGATGTCTTGGCCTTAAGTATGTATGGTTtg gttgatAAGGTTCCTTGCCAAGTGCTCTTTGAGGATTATTCTCCCTTAAGGGAAGCAATAGCCACGCTGAAAAGGGACGACATTACAGAGGAAAGATGGATGGAAATACTTCAGAATCTCCGAGAGGAAGATGTAATGTGGAAAGCCCCTTGGATGGCTCCTAATGAAGTCCTTTATCGTTGTGGaagttttgattgggtacctcttcttggaatttggggagttgttggTTATGCACCATTACTCGCCCTAAGGCAATACAAAGTGGGGCAGTTTATACCGGCAACACAAGGGTTAGCTCAGAGTGATTTCTCATATAAGGGGGATCATTATAAGAAGAAGATACGAGAGATTTTCGAGGCTTGGAAGAAAATTTGCTGTGTGAAGATTCTGACTGAAGGACTGACGACAACCCTTGAGTACAAAGAGTAG